The following coding sequences are from one Arachis hypogaea cultivar Tifrunner chromosome 7, arahy.Tifrunner.gnm2.J5K5, whole genome shotgun sequence window:
- the LOC112703034 gene encoding myosin-12 isoform X3 — MPSVRPGEKLSLLLHALFSTTRVSNVDDAKEYLETRNAMDIVGINQEEQDAIFRVVAAILHLGNIDFVKGTEVDSSKLKDEKSLFHLRTAAELFMCDEKALEDSLCKRVIVTPDGNITKPLDPDSASLSRDALSKTVYSKLFDWIVDKINSSIGQDSNAVSIIGVLDIYGFESFKINSFEQLCINLTNEKLQQHFNQHVFKMEQEEYTKEEINWSYVEFVDNQDVLDLIEKKPGGIIALLDEACMFPKSTHETFAQKMYQTYKAHKRFSKPKLSRTNFTINHYAGDVTYQADYFLDKNKDYVVAEHQALLCASKCSFVANLFPPLPEETSKQSKFSSIGSQFKQQLQSLMETLNTTEPHYIRCVKPNTVLQPGIFENFNVLNQLRCGGVLEAIRISCAGYPTKRTFEEFLDRFGMLAPDVLDGSDEKKAAIAICDKMGLKGYQMGKTKVFLRAGQMAELDARRAEVLAKAARLIQRQIRTHLTRKEFITLRNATIHIQKIWRAKLARELYENMRREAASIRIQKHVRAHRARMNYTSLQGCSIVIQSGMRALAARNEFRYRRQTKASIKLQTQWRRVQALSDYKQQKRAAIIFQCLWRARVARRELRKLRIAARDTGALKEAKDKLEKRVEELTWRLDIEKHMRVDLEEAKGQEIAKLQNTLQEIQGQLDEARAAIIHEREAAKLAIEQAPPVIKEVPVVDNTKLELLTNKNEELETEVEELKKKIKEFEEKCSAIENENQARIKEAEEAQLKATQLQETIERLEVSLSNLETENQVLCQQALVESKNEDLSEEIKILKDQIANLESENERLRDQAEAAAMEQKVHPDIIATNQEISADQHEQHIQQRIVADNVTPQIKVQNLDNGHLAEEECRGRKEPRAAVSFLTKQRSLTDRQQESYDALLKCLTEDKRFENNRPAVACIVYKALLHWRSFEAEKTHIFDKISHTIRSSIESQEGINDLAYWLSTTSTLLFYLQCTLKVSNTSKMVSRNRNSPATLFGKMAQGLRSSSLGIGISSGYSGMVDKHNDQSKVEAKYPAILFKQHLTAYVEKIYGMIRDSLKKEISPFLNLCIQAPRAIRTRSIRGSSRNIHSNILAKQQALHMHWKSIVNKLDEILGVLSDNYVPSMITGKIFSQVFSFMNVQLFNSLLLRRECCSFSNGEYLKAGLHELELWCLNATDQFAGSSWHELKQIRQAVGFLVLHQKAHKSLEEITNELCPVLSIPQIYRIGTMFWDDKYGSQGLSPEVISRMRVLMTEDSTSMPNNSFLLEVDSSIPFLMEEMFRSMSDIRLSDMEVDPPPILRQRSDFQFLLQHIESDSQ, encoded by the exons ATGCCAAGTGTCCGACCCGGAGAGAAACTATCACTGCTTTTACATGCTTTGTTCAGCACCACCAGAG TTTCAAATGTAGATGATGCAAAAGAGTACTTGGAGACCAGAAATGCAATGGATATTGTAGGAATCAACCAGGAAGAACAG GATGCTATCTTTCGTGTGGTCGCGGCAATCCTCCACCTTGGTAACATTGACTTTGTCAAAGGGACTGAAGTTGATTCTTCCAAACTGAAAGATGAAAAATCACTGTTCCACCTTCGGACAGCTGCAGAgttgttcat GTGTGATGAGAAAGCATTAGAGGACTCACTTTGCAAGCGTGTCATTGTTACTCCTGATGGCAATATTACAAAACCACTCGACCCGGACTCAGCTTCTTTGAGCCGAGATGCTTTGTCAAAGACGGTTTACTCAAAACTGTTTGATTG GATTGTTGACAAGATTAACAGTTCAATTGGTCAAGACTCCAATGCAGTAAGCATAATAGGAGTCCTTGATATTTATGGGTTTGAGAGCTTCAAGATCAACAG TTTTGAGCAACTATGCATCAACCTAACGAACGAGAAGTTGCAACAACATTTCAACCAG CATGTATTCAAGATGGAGCAAGAAGAGTACACCAAAGAGGAAATCAATTGGAGCTATGTTGAATTTGTGGATAATCAAGATGTTCTTGATCTTATTGAGAAG AAACCTGGGGGAATAATTGCTCTTCTTGATGAAGCATG CATGTTCCCCAAGTCAACTCATGAGACTTTTGCACAAAAGATGTACCAGACATATAAAGCACACAAGCGCTTCAGCAAACCAAAACTTTCTCGGACAAACTTCACAATTAACCATTATGCTGGAGAT GTCACATATCAAGCAGATTATTTCCTCGATAAAAATAAAGATTACGTAGTAGCGGAGCATCAAGCTCTTTTATGTGCATCCAAGTGCTCATTTGTTGCAAATCTTTTCCCTCCTTTACCTGAGGAAACATCAAAGCAATCAAAATTTTCTTCCATTGGTTCTCAGTTTAAG CAACAACTACAATCTCTCATGGAGACACTGAACACAACAGAACCACATTACATAAGGTGTGTGAAGCCAAATACAGTCTTGCAGCCAGGAATCTTTGAGAACTTCAATGTCCTAAATCAGTTAAGATGTGGA GGAGTACTTGAGGCAATAAGGATTAGTTGTGCCGGATATCCAACGAAAAGAACATTTGAAGAGTTCCTTGACCGTTTTGGAATGCTAGCTCCAGATGTCCTTGATGG GTCAGATGAGAAAAAGGCAGCTATTGCCATATGTGATAAGATGGGATTAAAAGGCTATCAA ATGGGGAAAACAAAGGTATTCCTCAGAGCTGGACAGATGGCCGAATTAGATGCACGAAGAGCTGAAGTCTTAGCCAAAGCAGCAAGACTCATACAGAGACAAATCCGTACACATTTAACAAGAAAAGAGTTTATCACCTTGAGAAATGCTACAATTCATATCCAGAAAATTTGGAGAG CAAAACTTGCACGTGAACTCTATGAAAATATGAGGAGAGAAGCAGCCTCAATCAGGATACAGAAGCATGTGCGTGCACATAGAGCAAGAATGAATTACACATCATTACAAGGATGTTCTATAGTAATTCAATCTGGAATGAGAGCATTAGCCGCACGAAACGAATTTAGGTACCGAAGACAAACGAAGGCTTCAATCAAACTTCAG ACACAATGGAGAAGAGTTCAAGCTCTTTCTGATTACAAACAACAAAAGAGAGCAGCTATTATATTTCAGTGTCTCTGGAGAGCCAGAGTAGCAAGAAGAGAGCTCAGAAAGCTTCGGATA GCTGCAAGGGATACTGGAGCACTTAAGGAAGCAAAGGACAAGTTGGAGAAGCGTGTTGAGGAGCTTACATGGAGATTAGACATCGAAAAGCACATGAGG GTTGACCTTGAAGAAGCTAAAGGACAAGAGATTGCAAAACTACAAAACACTTTACAAGAAATACAAGGTCAGCTAGATGAAGCCCGCGCTGCAATTATTCATGAAAGAGAAGCAGCAAAACTAGCAATTGAGCAAGCACCACCAGTAATTAAAGAGGTTCCTGTTGTGGACAACACAAAGCTAGAGTTACTAACAAATAAAAATGAGGAGCTGGAG ACTGAAGTAgaggagttgaagaagaagattaaAGAATTTGAAGAAAAGTGCTCAGCAATTGAAAATGAGAATCAAGCTAGGATTAAAGAGGCAGAAGAAGCACAACTAAAAGCAACACAACTTCAAGAGACTATTGAAAG ATTGGAAGTGAGCTTGTCCAACCTTGAAACTGAAAATCAAGTGCTATGCCAGCAGGCATTGGTAGAATCAAAAAATGAAGATCTTTCCGAAGAGATCAAAAT CCTAAAGGATCAGATAGCAAACCTAGAATCAGAGAATGAACGCCTGCGGGACCAGGCAGAAGCAGCTGCCATGGAGCAGAAAGTTCACCCAGATATAATAGCAACAAACCAGGAAATTTCTGCTGATCAACACGAACAACATATCCAACAAAGAATTGTAGCAGATAATGTGACTCCACAAATCAAG GTGCAGAATCTAGACAATGGACATCTAGCGGAGGAAGAATGCCGTGGAAGAAAA gAACCAAGAGCAGCTGTCTCCTTCCTTACAAAACAAAGATCACTCACAGACAGGCAGCAG GAAAGTTATGATGCACTGCTCAAGTGCCTTACCGAAGATAAGCGTTTCGAGAACAACAGACCAGCAGTTGCTTGTATTGTTTATAAAGCACTTCTTCATTGGAGATCCTTTGAAGCAGAGAAGACAcatatatttgataaaattagTCACACCATCCGATCATCTATAGAG AGTCAAGAAGGAATCAATGATCTAGCATATTGGCTTTCAACAACTTCaacacttctgttctatctgCAATGCACACTCAAGGTCAGCAACACATCTAAGATGGTGTCACGCAATCGAAACTCCCCTGCCACTCTATTTGGAAAAATGGCACAG GGTTTACGTTCATCTTCattgggaattgggatttcaAGTGGTTATAGTGGAATGGTGGACAAGCACAATGACCAATCTAAAGTCGAAGCCAAGTACCCAGCAATTCTGTTTAAGCAACATTTGACTGCATATGTTGAGAAGATATATGGAATGATCCGTGACAGTTTAAAGAAGGAGATCAGCCCATTCTTGAATTTGTGTATTCAG GCACCAAGAGCCATAAGAACCAGATCAATAAGAGGGTCATCCAGAAACATCCATTCGAATATACTTGCAAAACAACAGGCACTGCACATGCACTGGAAAAGCATTGTCAACAAGCTAGATGAAATCTTGGGTGTACTGTCTGATAACTAT GTCCCTTCCATGATAACAGGGAAGATATTTAGTCAGGTTTTCTCATTCATGAATGTCCAACTCTTTAATAG TTTGTTGCTTCGTCGAGAGTGCTGCTCCTTTAGCAATGGAGAATATTTGAAGGCAGGTTTGCATGAGTTGGAACTGTGGTGTCTTAATGCAACAGATCAG TTTGCTGGGTCATCTTGGCATGAACTCAAACAAATACGCCAAGCTGTCGGATTTCTG GTCTTGCATCAAAAGGCTCACAAATCTTTGGAAGAGATCACCAATGAACTCTGCCCG GTGTTAAGTATTCCACAAATATATCGTATTGGAACTATGTTCTGGGATGACAAGTATGGATCTCAGGGATTATCTCCAGAA GTCATAAGTAGAATGAGAGTACTTATGACAGAAGACTCGACAAGCATGCCCAATAACTCATTCCTTCTTGAAGTGGACTCcag CATACCATTCCTGATGGAGGAGATGTTCCGGTCTATGAGTGACATCAGACTATCAGATATGGAAGTGGATCCACCACCAATCCTCAGGCAAAGGTCTGATTTCCAATTCTTACTGCAACACATTGAAAGCGATTCTCAGTAA